GGCGATGGCGATGTGAGGGACATCCTCCAAGCCTATGGCGAAGAGATGGAGCGCCGCCAGGTGGGACGCGATGAGCGGGCGCAAGTCCAGATCGCCGCCGCGGTGGAAGCCCGCGAAGCCGGCCGCCTCAAGGCGGAAGCCCGCAAGGGCCGGCGCCGGCCCGCCGCGGATGCGCCGGCAGACGCCGGGGCGGTTTCAATCCCCGAAACGGCCCCGGACGGCGCCGCCGCCACAGGCGCAACGAACGGCGCCGCGACCCACGAGGCGTCGCCCCCTGCCCAGGTCCCCGCGCTGGCTCACGCCGAACCCGACCCCCACAACCCCATCGCCCGCCTGGTGCGGCGCGCTGCGCGGGCGTTTGGCTGGTAGCGGGCTTCGCCGTTCGCGGCGGGACGCCCGGAGCAGCTGAGCGGTTCTGATTGCGAGCTCGAAGGAAAATCTGGCGCACCCGACAGGATTCGAACCTGTGACCTCTGCCTTCGGAGGGCAGCGCTCTATCCAGCTGAGCTACGGGTGCTGATCGGCCAGACGAGGTGCATACAGGAGGCGGGCGGCCGGTTCAATCGTGTCGCGCGCCCGCCCGCAGGGTCCGGCGCGCCTGTCGCGCCTTGCTCATCCGGAGATGAGGCGGGCCAGGACAAAGCCGGCCATGCCGCCCAGCGCCAGCAGGCTCCACAGCCACACGCGCGCCCCGCCCTTGCGCACCGGGGCCTCGCCCTCGACGTCTTCGGCGTCGGGCTCGGGCAGGGTCCAGGCGAGCCAGGCCGCGGGCATGATGAAGCTGTAGATCAGCACGCCGAAGAAGATCGCGTTCCAGTGGGCATAGCCCTGCGGCGCCCAGAGGGTCAGGCGCGTGTCATCATTGGCGACAGCCAGATAGAACACCGCCGCAGCGGCCAGCGCGGTGAGCACAGTGTAGGAGAAGGCGTAGGCGCGGTGACGCAGATCACGCTCCACGTCATCCAGAGCGCTTGGGACCTCGCCGGCGATGCGCTGGACATAGGAGGGCGCGACCCAGAAGAACGCCAGCACGCTCACCAGCACCAGAAACAGGCCGAAGATATCCAGCGCCACGTGCAGCGCGATGAGCTGCACGATGCAGCCCACGGGATAACCGATGAGCACCAGGATGACGGCGGCGCGCACCGAGGCGCGCGAGCGGTAGGGAATGCGGCCCGAGGCCGTGCGCATATAAAAGGACATCTCAGTCGCCTTTGCCAGAGGCAGCCATGCGCGACAGGGGCGTGAAAGGCTGCAGGGAGAAGATCATTTCTACTGGCAGCTCGAAATACGCCGCCAGCTTCAGCGCCAGCTCCAGCGACGGGTTGTAATCGCCCCGCTCCAGATAGCCGACGGTCTGATAATTGACCCCGAGCGCCTCGGCGAGCGCCTTGCGCGACAGGCCGCGCTCGGCGCGCAGCACAGGCAGGCGGTTATGGATGATTGCCGTGTCGTTCACGCGCCTGGGCTCCGGGTCTTCGCGCCGCGCCGGACCAACCGGCTGTGGCGCGTCTTGTCCCTTATCTAACCCGCATTGATGGAGGGCGCAATCAATTCATTGCGTATGTACAACATTTCATCTTTGACCTGCGGCGTCAGGCGGACGCCCTGCTGAGATCGTATCAAAGATCGAGTTCGTCCTCATCGCTCTGGCGTGCGCGGTAGCCCAGACCCACCATCATGCCCGCGCCGGTGCGCTCGGGATGGGGCGCAGAAACGCCCGTCGACCGCATCAGGCTGCCATAAATGATGAGGCCCGCCAGCGCCCCGGCGAAGGGCAGGCCAATGAGCAGGACCCAGCCGCCTGCGCCTTCCGGCCGCATGTAAAACGCCAGCCAGAGCGAGACGCCAAAGACGCTGAGCGCCAAAATCAGCGCCAGAAACCGGGTGAACATGCGTGCGATGAAGCTCATACCGCCAGCATAGCCTCAAATACGGCGAAGTGACGGCCCGTCAGGCCGCGCTGTCTGCCTCATAGGTCAGGGCCAGGAAGACGTCTTCCAGATCCGGCTCTTCGGTGCGCAGGTCGGCGATGCGCCCGCCCGAGGCGTGATAGGTCTCAATGAGGCGCGCCACCGACGCCTCGCCCACCTTGTAGGTGATGGCCAGCGCGCCATCCTTGCGGATCACCGCATCGGCGTGCTCGAAGCCGGCCGGCACGGCGGACAGGGGCTCGCCCGGCTCGATAACCAGCGTCTTGCGATTGAGGCGTTTGAGCAGGGAGTCCTTGGATTCGCACGCCACCACCTGTCCGTGATTGACGATGGCGATCTGGTCGCACAGCTCCTGGGCCTCTTCGAGATAGTGGGTGGTGAGCACGATCGTCACCCCGGCCTCGTTGAGGCGCACCACATAGTCCCACAGCTGGCGGCGCAGCTCGATATCCACCCCGGCGGTGGGCTCGTCGAGCACCAGAAGCGGCGGGTTATGCACCAGCGCCTTGGCGACCAGAAGGCGCCGTTTCATGCCGCCCGACAGCTGGCGCACATAGGCGTCGCGCTTGTCGGCCAGGCCCATGATGTCGAGAATCTCCATGGTGCGCCGTTCGGCCTTGGGCACGCCATAGAAGCCGGCCATCAGCTCCAGCGTCTCGAACGGGGTGAAGAACACGTCCATGGCCAGTTCCTGGGGCACCACGCCGATGGCGGCGCGCGCCGCGCGCGGATGCCGGTCGATATCCTTGCCCCAGATGGCGCCGCGCCCGGCAGTCTTGGTCACCAGGCCTGCGAAGATATTGATGAAGGTCGATTTGCCAGCGCCATTGGGCCCCAGCAGGCCGAAAATCGATCCGCGCGGGATCGACAGATCCACGCCGCGCAGCGCGTGCTTGGCCGGGCTGTTCTTCGCGGCCGGATAGGTCTTCTCCAGCCCTTCGGCTTCAAGCGCGTAGTCGGGGAGGTGATCGGTCATGGGCAATCCCGTCGGGTCAGAGCGGTGCGCGGCGCGGCGCGCAATTGACGCCAGCGCGCCGCGCGCCTAGGTACGGATCGACGCAAACTAGACCCGCGCTGACCGGCGCGTCCACGCCGGAACGCCGCGCGGCCACAAGCGGAGCGCTGTGCCAACCATGTCCGCCCGTCCCGATTCCACCGCCTTCCCGCCGCCCGAAGTCATCGTGGTGACATCCAAGAAGGTGATGTGCGATGGCGGCGGCGGCGCGCTGGGCCATCCGAGGGTCTGGTACGATATGGGAACGGACACTTGCGTGGAATGCGGCTATTGCGACCGACGCTTCGTGCTGCAGGGCTCGAGGGACGATCCCGGCGCAGCCGCCGCCTGACGCTTTCCTGCCCGCACCAGCCCATAGCTGGTTGACCCGCGCGGCCTGGCCGCCACAATCAGCCCATGCGCGGCCCTGATCGCCGCAGGCGAGGGCAGCGGGGGGCGCGAAAGCATGACCGGATTCTGGACGGCAAAGCGGATCGGGCTGATTCTGGGGCTGGCCCTCGCCCTCATCATCCAGCTCCTGCCGGTGCCCGAGGGCGTCTCGCGTGAAGCCTGGATCGTGGCGTCTATCGCCGTCCTGATGGCGTGCTGGTGGGCCACTGAAGCCATCCCCATCGCCGCCACCGCTTTCATACCTCTGGCGCTGTTTCCGGTGTTCGGCGTCTTGTCCACCCGCGACGCGGCCGAACCCTATGCCGACCCCATCGTCATGCTGCTTCTGGGCGGGTTCATTGTCGCGCTGGCCATCGAGCGCTGGAATCTGCATGCGCGCATCGCGCTGAACGTGGTGGCGCGGTTCGGCGGCAAGCCGGCGCTTCTGATCCTCGGTTTCATGCTGGCGACAGCGCTGTTGTCGATGTGGATCTCCAATACCGCCACCACGCTGATGATGATCCCCATCGCCTTCAAGGTCGCCGAGAAAATGGCCGATGAGGGCGTGGAGCTGAAAATGTTCGCCCCGGCGCTGGCGCTGGCGGTGGCGTATTCAGCCAGCGTCGGCGGGTTGGCGACGCCGGTGGGCACGCCCACCAATTTGATCGCCATCGGGTTTCTGGAGCGCGAGTTCGCCGCCTCCATCACCTTTGTTGAATGGATGATGCTGGGCGTGCCGGCGGTGGCGGTGATCCTTCCCGTGATGTGGATCATCCTCACCCGCTTCACCTTCAAGGTCAGCGCCAGCGCGCCCAATGCGGCGGGCCATGAGGAAGTGCTGCGCCAGAAGCGGGCGCTGGGGCGCATGACCACGCCGGAATGGCGCGTGGCGCTGGCGTTCGGGACCGTCGCCCTGCTGTGGATGGGACGCGAACTGCCCGGCGCGCTGATCTTCCGGCCCGAGATCAGCTTCGGCTGGAACCCGCTGCTGGCCTGGCTGTCCGAGGCTCTGGCCCTGCCGGTGCGCCTGGCTTTGTCCGACGCCCAGATCGCGATTCTGGGCGCGGTGGCGGTGTTCCTGATTCCGGCCGGCGGGGACGCCAGCAAGGGTCAGGCGCTGATGGACTGGGAGACGGTCCAGCGCCTGCCCTGGGCGGCGGTGATCCTGTTCGGCGGCGGACTGTCGCTGGCCGCTGCGATCCAGGCGACCGGGCTGGCGGGCTGGATTGGTGGTCAGCTCAGCTGGGTCGCCGCCCTGCCCTTGCCCCTCACCGTGCTGATCCTGGTGTTCATGGTGATCTTCCTGACCGAGCTCACCTCCAACGTCGCCACAGTGTCGGGCTTCCTGCCCGTGCTGGCGGCGATCGCTGTGGAGGCCGGCGTGCCGCCCGCCCACCTGATCGTACCGCTGGCGCTGGCGGCCAGCTGCGCCTTCATGCTGCCCGTCGCCACCGCGCCCAACGCCATCGTCTACGCCTCGGGCGCGGCCAGCATGAGCCAGATGATCCGCGCCGGCCTGCGCATCAATATCGTCATCGCCCCGCTTATCACCCTGTTGGCGACGCTGCTGACGCCGCTGGTGTTTGGGGAGTGAGGGATCAAACCCCCGCCATCTCCGCCGCAATCGCCTCCGCCGCCATGCGAGGATCCGGCGCAGAGCTGATGGGGCGGCCCACGACGAGGTGGGTGGCGCCCGCGCGCAGGGCCTGGGCGGGGGTGGCGGTGCGTATCTGATCGCCCTTGTCGGCACCGGCGGGCCGTACACCCGGCGTCACGATCAGGAAGCCTTCCGGCACGCGCGCGGCGATCTCGGCGGCTTCCTGGGGCGAGGCGACCACGCCGTCCATGCCGCACTCGATCGCCTGCTCCACCCGGCGCAGCACCAGATCGCGCGCGCCCATGCCGTAGCCCATCTGCGCCAGCATGGCGTCGTCATAGGCGGTGAGCACGGTGACGGCGAGGATTTTGAGGTCTGATCCCGCCCGGCCGTCCGCCGCGGCGCGCATCACCGGCGGTTCGGCGTGGACGGTCAGCAGATCAGCGCCCGCCCCGGTGATGGAGCGCACGGCTTTTTCCACCGTGGCGGGGATGTCGTGGAGCTTGTAGTCCAGAAACACCTGCGCGCCCCGGTTCTTCAGCCCCGCCGCCAGCGCCATCCCGCCCACGGGCAGGAGCTGGAGCCCGATCTTGTAATGGCTGCAGGCCGGGCCCAGCCGCTCCACCAGCGCTTCAGCCTCGGCGACGGATGGCAGGTCCAACGCGGTGATGAGACGGGGGTCAGCCATGGCGCGCTCCTTGATCTTGCGGCGCGCACATTAATCCGCCCGGGCCAACGGGTCGACGCCTGACGCGCGGCTTGCCGCAGGCCGCCTCAGCGCAGCGTGCGCGGCTCGGGCGCGTCGAAGATTTCCAGCTGGGCGGGATGGGTCAGGATGATCATCGGGCCGTTCTCATCCTGCATCCAGCCGCGCACGCGTACCTGCGCGCCCTCCAGCGTCTCGAGCTGCACGCCCGCCGCCTCGAAGCGGTTGCGCGCAGCACGGCTGGCGCTGGTGGTGAAGTCGGTGCGCCAGTCAGCGCCGAAATTGAGAAACACCCGGCCATTGCGCGCCTCGCCGGTGCTGGTCACCCGGCCCTCCACGATCTGGGCGCTGTCGAGATGCTGGGCGAGCCTGTCCGGATCGGGATCGCGGATCGCAAACACGCCCAGCCCCCAGGCGCCGCGCGCGCCGGCGCGGGCATCCCCCTCGTACGCCAGAAAATCCTCCAGCGGCAGGTCAAGACCGTCGCGCGGCCAGACCAGCCCCCAGCCCTGGGCAATCAGGTCCGCGCCCACATCCAGCTCTTCGGCGCCGCGCGTAAAGACCGCCCGCGCCTGCACCCGGCCGTAGCGGTCCAGGCTGTCGCCGTCCGCCACGGGGATGAGGGACAGGCCCGCCCCCGCCTCGCTCAGCAGGCCATCAAGATGCGCGCGCGCCAGCGCGGCGGCCTCGGGCGCGGCCTCAGGGCGCGGCGTGGCGACGCCGGCCAGAATGACCCGGGTCTCGGTCCCGTCTTCTGCAGGAATGGTGAAGGCGTGGGCGGACGCCACTTCGCCTGCGGCGCGCACCAGGACCGGCGCTT
The window above is part of the Hyphomonadaceae bacterium ML37 genome. Proteins encoded here:
- a CDS encoding helix-turn-helix transcriptional regulator, with amino-acid sequence MNDTAIIHNRLPVLRAERGLSRKALAEALGVNYQTVGYLERGDYNPSLELALKLAAYFELPVEMIFSLQPFTPLSRMAASGKGD
- a CDS encoding ABC transporter ATP-binding protein produces the protein MTDHLPDYALEAEGLEKTYPAAKNSPAKHALRGVDLSIPRGSIFGLLGPNGAGKSTFINIFAGLVTKTAGRGAIWGKDIDRHPRAARAAIGVVPQELAMDVFFTPFETLELMAGFYGVPKAERRTMEILDIMGLADKRDAYVRQLSGGMKRRLLVAKALVHNPPLLVLDEPTAGVDIELRRQLWDYVVRLNEAGVTIVLTTHYLEEAQELCDQIAIVNHGQVVACESKDSLLKRLNRKTLVIEPGEPLSAVPAGFEHADAVIRKDGALAITYKVGEASVARLIETYHASGGRIADLRTEEPDLEDVFLALTYEADSAA
- a CDS encoding zinc-finger domain-containing protein translates to MSARPDSTAFPPPEVIVVTSKKVMCDGGGGALGHPRVWYDMGTDTCVECGYCDRRFVLQGSRDDPGAAAA
- a CDS encoding SLC13 family permease, whose product is MTGFWTAKRIGLILGLALALIIQLLPVPEGVSREAWIVASIAVLMACWWATEAIPIAATAFIPLALFPVFGVLSTRDAAEPYADPIVMLLLGGFIVALAIERWNLHARIALNVVARFGGKPALLILGFMLATALLSMWISNTATTLMMIPIAFKVAEKMADEGVELKMFAPALALAVAYSASVGGLATPVGTPTNLIAIGFLEREFAASITFVEWMMLGVPAVAVILPVMWIILTRFTFKVSASAPNAAGHEEVLRQKRALGRMTTPEWRVALAFGTVALLWMGRELPGALIFRPEISFGWNPLLAWLSEALALPVRLALSDAQIAILGAVAVFLIPAGGDASKGQALMDWETVQRLPWAAVILFGGGLSLAAAIQATGLAGWIGGQLSWVAALPLPLTVLILVFMVIFLTELTSNVATVSGFLPVLAAIAVEAGVPPAHLIVPLALAASCAFMLPVATAPNAIVYASGAASMSQMIRAGLRINIVIAPLITLLATLLTPLVFGE
- the pyrF gene encoding orotidine-5'-phosphate decarboxylase, producing MADPRLITALDLPSVAEAEALVERLGPACSHYKIGLQLLPVGGMALAAGLKNRGAQVFLDYKLHDIPATVEKAVRSITGAGADLLTVHAEPPVMRAAADGRAGSDLKILAVTVLTAYDDAMLAQMGYGMGARDLVLRRVEQAIECGMDGVVASPQEAAEIAARVPEGFLIVTPGVRPAGADKGDQIRTATPAQALRAGATHLVVGRPISSAPDPRMAAEAIAAEMAGV